In Argiope bruennichi chromosome X1, qqArgBrue1.1, whole genome shotgun sequence, a single window of DNA contains:
- the LOC129959385 gene encoding uncharacterized protein LOC129959385: MSPNKDFDSSKPDYFLPHHAVQKKDSITTKLRAVFDGSYSQVVLSWLSSPPRNWKPFVANRTSEILDLIPQNRWRFRSNMSKQKLGDLPEGRVTLNRPFFVCGIDYAGPISILKHRGRGAKTTKGYMVVFVCLATKALHLELVTDYTSDSFIAALKRFCSRRSTPKHIHSDNGTNFLGAKRKFKDLYNHLSKINLDQKVSYFLSQQEIEWHTIPPLSPHFGGLWEAGVKSVKFHLKRVLGNSNLTFEELYTLLTQIETILNSRPLVSVDNDAVDNLNVLTPSHFIIGDVINSPPETLEVSTLSLRKRWDIVQKMK; encoded by the exons atgtcacctaataaagattttgattcttCTAAACCGGATTACTTTCTTCCTCATCATGCTGTGCAAAAGAAAGACAGTATTACAACCAAACTTCGAGCTGTGTTTGATGGATCCT ATTCTCAAGTTGTTCTTTCCTGGTTGTCTTCACCTCCTCGAAATTGGAAGCCCTTTGTTGCCAACAGGACTTCAGAGATCTTGGACCTCATCCCTCAAAACAGATGGAG ATTTAGAAGTAATATGTCAAAACAAAAATTGGGAGATCTTCCTGAGGGACGAGTGACTCTCAACAGACCATTTTTTGTCTGTGGTATTGATTATGCAGGTCCAATTTCTATATTGAAACACCGAGGCAGAGGAGCCAAAACAACGAAAGGTTATATGGTTGTATTTGTATGCTTAGCTACGAAGGCTTTACATTTAGAATTGGTTACGGATTACACGTCCGATTCCTTTATTGCTGCATTGAAACGTTTTTGCTCAAGAAGGAGCACACCTAAACATATTCATTCGGACAATGGGACTAATTTTTTAGGAGCTAAAAGGAAGTTCAAAGATTTATACAaccatttatctaaaattaatctaGATCAAAAGGTTTCGTATTTTCTTTCTCAACAGGAAATTGAATGGCATACTATCCCTCCTTTGAGTCCGCATTTTGGTGGACTCTGGGAAGCTGGTGTAAAATcggtaaaatttcacttaaagcgAGTTTTAGGAAATTCAAACTTAACTTTTGAAGAACTTTATACTTTATTAACTCAAATAGAGACAATATTAAACTCAAGACCCCTAGTTAGTGTAGATAATGATGCTGTAGATAACTTAAATGTTCTAACACCATCTCATTTTATAATTGGAGATGTAATTAATAGTCCACCTGAGACACTGGAAGTGTCTACACTTTCATTAAGGAAGCGCTGGGATATTgtccaaaaaatgaaataa